A region from the Cannabis sativa cultivar Pink pepper isolate KNU-18-1 chromosome 9, ASM2916894v1, whole genome shotgun sequence genome encodes:
- the LOC115709891 gene encoding replication protein A 70 kDa DNA-binding subunit D-like, protein MDLESEISILAIAIDMGPKRQVQTPSGTTSIVQDVILINEKFQTITLTMWDNFVDHVCNNISNALNRKPVIIGTHLKVKSYNGLSVSTKRNSTILIDPQFEEVLQLTSWVDNNIDKLNDIVNNKTFCAITVVAPTIEKLVQLNKIEDMLFKV, encoded by the exons GCATTTTGGCTATAGCAATAGACATGGGACCAAAAAGACAGGTTCAAACACCTTCTGGTACAACATCAATAGTTCAAGATGTAATTCTCATCAATGAAAA GTTCCAGACAATTACACTTACTATGTGGGATAACTTCGTAGACCATGTGTGCAACAACATTTCAAATGCTTTGAATAGGAAGCCAGTGATTATAGGAACACATCTCAAAGTTAAATCTTATAATg GTTTGTCTGTTTCCACAAAACGTAATAGTACAATCTTAATTGATCCTCAATTTGAAGAAGTTCTCCAACTGACATCTTG ggTGGACAACAACATTGACAAGCTCAATGACATTGTCAACAACAAGACTTTTTGTGCAATTACTGTGGTAGCTCCTACTATAGAAAAATTAGTGCAGCTCAACAAAATTGAAGATATGTTATTCAAGGTATAG